A stretch of the Lolium perenne isolate Kyuss_39 chromosome 3, Kyuss_2.0, whole genome shotgun sequence genome encodes the following:
- the LOC127343534 gene encoding transcription factor MTB2-like, protein MSWSDTDAALFAAVLGQDAAHHLATTPPHLDAGPASSSSSSAELQARLHDLVERGSGAWTYGIYWQESRAAARPVLGWGDGHCRDATPHGHDDDQEPGAAERSLARKRVLLRLHALYGGGDGDEDYALRLDRVTGAEMYFLASMYFSFAGGAGGPGRALATGRHAWAAVDPRLAAPGWHVRASLAQSAGLRTVVFLPCEGGVLELGSVAAIRESPEVLRAIQSAFRAEPASPDDHARIFGKDLQMPPVLTAGSEAAWALRLGVTQPAKKQVAVKAKPAEPPKPAVGQKKQAGGDERRLPRKRGRKPANGREEPLNHVEAERQRREKLNQRFYALRAVVPRITKMDKASLLSDAIAYIQELEARLQLRGGTPERPAVEVQQAMQRDDEVVLRVTTPLESHPVSGAFSAVADCSPQLSVVASDMAVADGAVTHTLVVRSAGPGRLAAETVLAAMSRGMMMSTTPSP, encoded by the coding sequence ATGTCGTGGTCGGACACGGACGCGGCGCTCTTCGCGGCCGTGCTGGGGCAGGACGCCGCGCACCACCTGGCCACCACGCCGCCGCACCTCGACGCAGggcccgcctcctcctcctcctcctcggccgaGCTCCAGGCGCGCCTGCACGACCTCGTCGAGCGGGGGTCCGGAGCCTGGACCTACGGCATCTACTGGCAGGAgtcccgcgccgccgcccgtcCCGTGCTCGGCTGGGGCGACGGGCACTGCCGCGACGCCACCCCGCACGGGCACGACGACGACCAGGAACCCGGCGCGGCGGAGCGGAGCCTGGCGCGCAAGCGCGTCCTGCTGCGGCTGCACGCGCTGTACGGCGGCGGGGACGGGGACGAGGACTACGCGCTGCGGCTGGACCGCGTCACCGGCGCCGAGATGTACTTCCTCGCGTCCATGTACTTCTCCTTCGCCGGCGGCGCCGGCGGGCCGGGCCGCGCGCTGGCCACCGGCCGGCACGCCTGGGCCGCCGTGGACCCCCGCTTGGCCGCGCCCGGCTGGCACGTCCGCGCCTCCCTCGCCCAGTCCGCCGGCCTCCGCACCGTGGTCTTCCTCCCGTGCGAGGGCGGCGTCCTCGAGCTCGGCTCCGTCGCGGCCATCCGCGAGAGCCCCGAGGTCCTGCGCGCCATCCAGTCCGCCTTCCGCGCCGAGCCCGCCTCGCCGGACGACCACGCGAGGATCTTCGGGAAGGACCTCCAAATGCCGCCCGTACTAACCGCGGGAAGCGAGGCCGCCTGGGCGCTGCGGCTCGGCGTGACGCAGCCGGCCAAGAAGCAGGTGGCCGTCAAAGCGAAACCTGCGGAGCCTCCCAAGCCGGCCGTCGGGCAGAAGAAGCAGGCGGGCGGGGACGAGCGTCGGCTTCCGCGGAAGCGGGGGCGCAAGCCGGCCAACGGGCGCGAGGAGCCGCTGAACCACGTGGAGGCGGAGCGGCAGCGGCGGGAGAAGCTGAACCAGCGCTTCTACGCGCTGCGGGCGGTCGTGCCTAGGATCACCAAGATGGACAAGGCGTCTCTGCTGAGCGACGCCATCGCGTACATCCAGGAGCTGGAGGCCCGTCTCCAGCTCAGGGGCGGCACGCCGGAGCGGCCGGCCGTGGAGGTGCAGCAGGCAATGCAGCGGGACGACGAGGTGGTGCTGCGGGTGACCACCCCGCTGGAGTCGCACCCCGTCTCCGGCGCCTTCAGCGCCGTCGCCGACTGCTCTCCGCAGCTGAGCGTCGTGGCGTCGGACATGGCGGTGGCGGACGGCGCCGTCACGCACACGCTCGTGGTCCGGTCGGCGGGGCCCGGGCGGCTCGCTGCCGAGACCGTGCTCGCGGCGATGTCGCGTGGGATGATGATGAGCACCACCCCGTCCCCGTGA
- the LOC127343535 gene encoding RNA polymerase II transcriptional coactivator KELP, with protein MDEKTQKKVEAAVLEILRGSDMASLTEYKVRSAAADRLGIDLSLPDRKLFVRRLVEDYLQSLADEDEKKQQGGSGEEGDPKKEHRQEEEQKEEKGQEKVEEDEEEEEEEKKVVVGKELDDNGDLILCRLSSNRRVTLSDFKGMTLVSIREYYLKDGKEMPSSKGISMTVEQWEAFHNSVPAIEDAIKDLGGSD; from the exons ATGGACGAGAAGACGCAGAAGAAAGTGGAGGCGGCGGTCCTGGAGATTCTCCGCGGCTCCGATATGGCGTCCCTCACGGAGTACAAGGTCCGGAGCGCCGCCGCCGACCGCCTCGGCATCGACCTCTCCCTCCCCGACCGGAAGCTCTTCGTGCGACGCCTGGTGGAGGACTACCTCCAGTCCCTCGCCGATGAAGACGAGAAAAAGCAGcagggcggctccggcgaggagggGGATCCCAAGAAAGAGCACCGCCAGGAGGAAGAGCAGAAAGAGGAGAAGGGACAGGAAAAGGTCgaggaagatgaagaggaagaggaggaggagaagaaagtAGTTGTAGGGAAGGAGTTGGACGACAACGGAGACCTCATCCTCTGCCGC CTGTCGTCCAACAGGAGGGTGACGCTCTCAGATTTCAAGGGCATGACGCTGGTGTCCATCCGCGAGTACTACCTGAAGGACGGCAAGGAGATGCCCTCCTCCAAAG GGATAAGTATGACGGTTGAGCAGTGGGAAGCATTTCATAATTCTGTACCTGCAATAGAAGATGCCATTAAAGACCTTGGAGGATCAGACTGA